A region of Dermochelys coriacea isolate rDerCor1 chromosome 1, rDerCor1.pri.v4, whole genome shotgun sequence DNA encodes the following proteins:
- the RASSF8 gene encoding ras association domain-containing protein 8, protein MIWCTMELKVWVDGVQRIVCGVTEVTTCQEVVIALAQAIGRTGRYTLIEKWRDTERHLAPHENPIISLNKWGQYASDVQLILRRTGPSLSERPTSDSVARIPERTLYRQSLPPLAKLRPQNDKLIKRREPKRKSLTFSGGAKGLMDIFGKGKESEFKQKVLNYKTTAEELKKLIHLQTEKLQSIEKQLDSNEAEIRYWEQKYNSSLEEEIIKLEQKIKRNDVEIEEEEFWENELQIEQENEKQLKEQLLEIRQRILDCESKLKDYVAQIHRMESGLEAEKLHREVQESQVNEEEVKEKIEKMKNEIDIQGQQSLRLENGIKAVERSLGQATKRLQDREQELEQLTKELRQVNLQQFIQQTGTKVTVLPADPIEVEASLTQLERETTFQSGSLKRPGSSRQLPSNLRILQNPLSSGFNPEGIYV, encoded by the exons GTCGTACTGGAAGATACACATTGATAGAAAAATGGAGAGATACAGAGAGGCATTTGGCACCTCATGAAAATCCTATAATTTCATTGAACAAGTGGGGACAGTATGCAAGTGATGTGCAGTTAATATTACGCCGCACAGGGCCATCTCTCAGCGAGAGGCCGACTTCAGACAGTGTTGCTCGAATACCTGAAAGAACTTTGTACCGACAAAGCTTACCTCCATTAGCCAAGCTAAGGCCTCAGaatgacaaattaataaaaaggAGAGAGCCAAAAAGGAAATCTTTGACCTTCTCTGGGGGTGCAAAAGGGTTAATGGACATTTTTGGGAAAGGTAAAGAATCTGAGTTCAAGCAAAAGGTGCTCAACTATAAAACAACAGCTGAAGAGTTGAAAAAACTGATCCACCTCCAGACTGAGAAGCTTCAGTCCATTGAGAAGCAGCTGGACTCAAACGAGGCTGAAATCCGGTACTGGGAACAGAAGTACAATTCCAGCCTGGAAGAGGAAATTATCAAACTTGAACAGAAAATCAAAAGAAATGACGTAGAGATTGAAGAGGAGGAGTTCTGGGAAAATGAACTGCAGATTGAGCAAGAGAATGAGAAGCAGCTGAAGGAACAACTCCTGGAGATCAGGCAAAGAATCCTGGACTGCGAGAGCAAGTTAAAAGACTATGTGGCTCAAATCCACAGAATGGAGAGTGGCCTTGAAGCAGAGAAGTTGCACCGGGAAGTTCAGGAGTCGCAGGTGAATGAAGAAGAAgtcaaagagaagattgagaagATGAAAAATGAAATTGATATTCAGGGCCAACAGAGTCTGAGGCTAGAAAATGGCATTAAAGCTGTAGAAAGGTCATTGGGCCAAGCCACCAAAAGATTACAG GACAGAGAACAAGAACTGGAGCAGCTAACGAAGGAGCTAAGACAAGTAAATCTCCAACAATTTATCCAGCAAACAGGAACAAAGGTCACAGTGCTACCAGCAGACCCTATTGAAGTGGAAGCTTCTCTCACACAGCTTGAAAGAG AGACAACATTTCAGTCTGGGTCCCTGAAACGCCCAGGTTCATCAAGGCAGCTCCCCAGTAATCTTCGAATTCTACAGAATCCACTGTCGTCTGGTTTTAACCCTGAGGGCATTTATGTATAA